The stretch of DNA CTTCCTTCCCAGTATTCGAAGTAATCGTAAGAAGAGGTTGATAATATCCATATAGATAGCGGCAGCGCTGTCCACCGCGTTATCGACTGTCTTAGGTATGCTGTTGGCTCGCGCCCAGTCATAGCCGATGTACCCGCAGAAGATCACCACAACTACCCAGTCGATCCAAGTAGAGACTCTCTGAAGCACAAATATCTGGTATAATTCCACCATTATCATGCAGACCAGTGAGATGACGAGTGTAGTCAAAGTCTTCAAGAAGAATCGCGGCATCATGGTGCCTGCCGCCATCATCAGGATTGTGACAACCGCGGTTACACTGATGGCGTCCGATACGAGAGTGGGATCAAACCGGCTGACGATGATATTGAGGACCAGACCAAATGGCAACACCACGAAATTGTAGCCAATGAAGCTGACTGAGGGATCCTTGGAGGTATTGAACATGAATACGCCCAACAGACAGGACGCGAAGTAGCCGATCATGAAAATCAACGGGTGAATCGACTCCAGCGTTGTGGGGTCAACATACCTGACGATTAGCCAATTGAGCAGAAACCCCCAACACAACACCAAACCAAGAACCAGATTGTAGGTGGCGTCACTGATGACCGCCCCTGTTACCTGCTTTCTTTCAAAGACCTTTGGGCTAAGCGAAAACCGTGATTCTGCCATGACAATTACTCCCTTCCCTGGAGACGACCGCAATTGTGCTCATTCTCGCTAACAAAATCACATTCAATAATTGTTCGCAAGGCTCAATCGCGATTTGTCGGTTAGCTCAACAGCCTCACAACAATCGCCAGCACCGCAGTAACCAGGGTGACATTGATACCTATCAACGCCCGTCCATACAGATTTCCCGGCTGGCCAGACTCGGCTGTCGTCATCTCTTTGTATTCGCTGATGTACTTTGGCAGATAGAGTCGAAGCAGCAGGAAATTGACCTTTCGACCATGCTTCTGCAGGTAGTCGCACATCCTGATTGAGTAAACCGTGAACCAGATCGCCCCACCCGCCGCAATCAGCGCGAAAGCAGTTGCCAGAGATCGCATATTGAACTCCTTGAGTCAGAGGACCAGCGAGTTACTCAGTCCTCGACACCAATACTCGACACGCTGTTCTATTATTCAAGAAATCTGGCGCATGCTGTAGACCAACAAAAAACCCGCCATGAGGCGGGTTTCATTGCTTTCCGAATCAGCGCTTTACTTAGGCGTAAATCTCCGCCTCGTTGCACTTGCAGACACCGGTATTCAGCGCACGGAATTTCCACGCGCCGGCTTCGGTCTTCACTGCCTTGACATGCTTGATGTACTGAATCGGGCCAGCGCAGACCGGACAGGTGTGCACTTCGGCTTTCTTTTTAGACTTCTGTGCGAAGTCCATCTTTTTTGCCATACTAGAAGTACTCCTCGATCTCTATACGTTCATCTCTCTTATCGGTCTCCAGCTCCCGCAGCTCTTCCTTAACCGCAACCAGCAGGCTGGTTGTTTCCCGAAGCAGGATAAATTCCTGGTTTTCGGCGAAAAAGGGTGCGGCCTGATTAAAATAATGGGCCGCCTGAGCATAGTCGTTACGCTTAAGTGACTGTAAGGCATGGAAATACGCTTTTTCCGCCGGATTAAGCATCAATTCCTCCGGACAACAGCGCTTCCGCCTCTTTCAGTCGCTTCACGTACGGTTCGACCTTATAGCGGTTCAGCTTGAGGTAATATATAATGGAGGCCGACAAAAGCAAGGCGTCTCTGCTCTGCTGGTGCTTGGCCGACAGCAAAGCATCATCGAGGACTGTCATTATATGTCCTTTGTTGGCGGACATATCCCGGAAGATCGCCTGCATTCTCGTTAAGGCTCTGTCGTACATAGCGATAGTATCCTCTTCGGATCGCTTCGCCTCCTCCGGCCCACGCGTCAGGACAATCTTGTCCCGTACC from bacterium encodes:
- a CDS encoding US12 family protein, with product MAESRFSLSPKVFERKQVTGAVISDATYNLVLGLVLCWGFLLNWLIVRYVDPTTLESIHPLIFMIGYFASCLLGVFMFNTSKDPSVSFIGYNFVVLPFGLVLNIIVSRFDPTLVSDAISVTAVVTILMMAAGTMMPRFFLKTLTTLVISLVCMIMVELYQIFVLQRVSTWIDWVVVVIFCGYIGYDWARANSIPKTVDNAVDSAAAIYMDIINLFLRLLRILGRKR